The DNA region AATCGACATCAATCAGGCTACAAATATTCTTAATGTATCGCTTTCCGGCGGAAAGGAATTGGAAGAAATGAGTGCTGACGAAATAGCTGCTCAAAACATTTTTCCCGTACACAAAAACAAAGTGGTTAATTTGCCGTCAATCGGTTATGTATCCTCCGATAAGGCCGAAGGCATCGCGTTATTGCCAAACAACGAAATTGCAGTAATTAACGATAACGATTTTGGTTTGGCTGGTGCAGGAATAACTGACAACAGCGTTTTGGGTATCATTTCTTTTGCAAACGATTATGGTTTTGATGCTTCGAACAAAGATGACGCCATCGATATAAAACAACATCCAACTTTGGGCATGTTTATGCCAGATGCTATTACTTCGTACGCTGTTGGCGGAATAAATTATATAGTAACGGCCAACGAGGGCGACTCGAGAGACTACGATGGTTATTCTGAAGAAGTGCGCGTAAAGGATTTAACACTGAATCCAGCCTATTATCCTAATGCTGCATCACTTCAAGAAAATGAAAACCTGGGAAGGTTAAAAACCACCATTGCCAATGGCGATTACGATAACGATGGTACTTACGAGCAAATTTATTCGTACGGCGGAAGATCGTTCTCAATTTTTGATCAATACGGAAACATTGTGTTTGATAGTGGCGACCAATTCGGACAAAAAATTGCTTCTGAAGAACCAACACTGTTTAACGAAGACGAAGAAGAGTTTGATGACCGATCTGACGATAAGGGTGGCGAGCCCGAAGCTGTTGCCGTAGCCGAAATTGAAGGGACCACTTATGCGTTTATTGGGTTGGAAAGACAAAGCGCTATCTTAATGTTCGATATTACCGACCCAAAAGATGTAGAGTTTATCACTTATTACAAGCACAATAGAGTTTCTGGCGATGTGGCTCCTGAAATCATAAAATTTGTGCCAGCAGCCGATAGCCCCAATTCCAAAAATTTACTTTTGGTGGGTTATGAGGTTAGTGGTTCTTTAGGAATTATTGAAATTGGTAATGAAGCTTTAAGCGTAAGCCAAGAAGTGGCCGAAAACAATTTTAAAATTTACCCCAACCCTGTGGTGAATTCACAGTTAAAATTCAACAAAAGCCTATCTGGTGCTATTTTTAATATAAACGGACAGGAAGTAAAAAGGTTTACCAATGAAACTGCTATTCCGGTTTCAGATTTAACATCGGGTGTTTATATTTTAAAAACCGAAAACCACGGTGTTAAGCGTTTTGTAAAACTATAAATTACAGTTTTCATTTTAGCTCAATGAATGAAAAAATCCCAACCAGTACTGGTTGGGATTTTTGTTTAATACATTGCTAATTTTTCTATTTCATTAATTTTTTCAATAGCATAAAACCACCGTACTTGCCCATCAATTTGAGACCTGACTGAATCCAGTTTAAAGGCTTCAAGCTATCTTTGTATTCCTCTTTTATGTTTTTCATTTCTTCCCAAGCAATTTGCCTTTCAAGATTTAAAATCTTTAAATCGCGCTCTATGCTTTCCGAATCTCGATAAATTTTCATAATCAATTAAAGAATTTTTTTGATAGCTTTTTAATGATAAAATTGTTGAGGTGCTTTCGCAATTGGAACAAGATTACCGAAAGGATAAAAAACAGTAATCCAACCGAAACAAAACCCAAAGCTGTATTGTTGAGCGCCTCGCCAATAGATAGTGCCAATGCCACGGCAAGAAAACTCACTCCAATAAGCGTAAACCCACCTATTAGAATGATTTTCATGACCATGCCAATGGAGATGGTTAATTGCTCAAAAATTTTAAGCTTGTAGTACTCGTAAGAAGTCTTTAGGTACTTTTCGCCAACTTTTGTGGCATGGGCATTTGTTTCGCTAACTGAATCTAGTAAACTCATGTATTACGATGTTTTCTGCAGTCTTTTGTTCTTTTCCTTTAGGGCTTTAAGTTTACTTTCCAAAGCGGTAATAACGTCTTCGGCTTTATAACTAGCATCTGAAACGATAGATTCAATTTCTTCATTGATATCTCGCTTTTTGCTGCTAGCCGTGCTGGCAATTTGCTCTTTTAGGGCGTCGGCTTTTTCAGCTAACTTATCCTTTGTGGCTTGTGCCTCATCAGCGATTCGTTGTCTGGTTTTACTGCCCTTGTCTGGTGCGAATAAAATTCCCAATGCGGCTCCTAATGCGGTGCCGGCAACAATTCCTAAAAATGTACTTCCGTTATTGTTCATAGTATTTATTTTTTTTAGTGTTAAACTTGATTATCACTAAATTACGCAAAATGAACGGTTTAATTTAACGTAAAACATTTAATTGTTGCCTTATATCAAAATATTGGAAAACTACGGAATCACTATAGGCTGGCGATAGTTACTTTAACGGCTTCAACCGTTTTTTTGGAACTTCCAATAAAAATTTGGTCGTTTACAATTATTACCGGGCGGCTCAAAAACGTGTAGTGTTGCAAAATGTAATTTTTAAAATCACGCTCGGTAAGATCTTGGTTTTTCAAGTCCATTTCTTTGTAAAGTTTAGCGCGTTTACTGAATAGCTTTTCGTAGCTTCCGGCCAATGTTTGCATCTCTTCCAACTGTTTTGCCGTTATTTCTTCGCCTTTTATATCTTGTAAGATGAAGTCTGAAGGCAAATTCAACTCTTTGATAATGCGTGTGCAGGTGTTGCAGGTTTTTAGGTAGTATACTTTTTTCATGGCATGTTATGTTTATAAAAACAAATTAAAACTATATTTATCGAAAAATTTAAATTAAGATGGATTTTACATTTCAGGTTTTACACAATACACGCCAGATTTTTACAAAAATAATTGAAGCCAATACTTTAGAAGACTTAAACAAAATACCTGCAGGTTTCAACAATAATATTATTTGGAACATTGGGCATATTGTAGTGACTGAACAGTTACTGGCTTATAAGCTGTCGGGTTTGGAACCATCAATTTCGGCGGATTTAATTAATAAATACCGAAAAGACACCAAGCCAGAAGGCGATGTTAGCCAAGCTGAGGTCGATGAAATTAAAGGTTTGCTGTCCTCTACTGTAAAGCAAACCGAACAAGACTACAAAAACGGAGCGTTTAGCAATTATAATGCTTATACGGTATCTACAACGGGCAACACGTTAAATAATATTGACGAAGCCTTGCAATTTATATTAACGCACGAAGGTATCCACTATGGTTATGTGTTGGCACTTTTAAAGGTGGTTAAACGCTAAAAAAGGTTCGGCTTCTTCATAGGGAATTTTGAATTCAATAATTCCAGTGGAATAAGGGGCAATTTCATAAGTATTATAAAGCAATACAAGTCCGTCTTCGGTGTAACCGATATTGGCTGGTAATTGGAATGCTTCCGTATCGAAAATAGCATGCTCTTTTTCGGCTATGGCTTTATCAAAATACGGTTTTGCCATTTTTTTGAACGCTTCAAGATCAGTAATTAATTTTTCGTTACTGATTCTGTTTCCGGTAGTGGCGTTAAAATTTAAAAAGGAAATATTTGATAGCCCATGCGCACCGCCCGTATTGGTGTAAGTGGTAATGGCCGCACAAATAATTTCGGGTGTTTGGTAAACCACTTCACCGTCTATTTGTGCTTCCCAAGGTAATTCGGTTTCAGGGAAATCACGTTTAAAACCTTGATATTCCTCATTGAAGCGTTTTATACTTTCTTCAATTGAAATGGAAGGTACATCATCAGGGTCACCAATGTGCAATGCCGTGGTTATGGTTTTTCTAATTTCAGAATTTATCTGCTCAGTTATAGTTTTTTTACCTTTGGCTTCAGGAATGTTAACTTCAACAATAGTGTTGTTTTCGGTAGTGATATTGATTTCTGAAAAGCTTGTTTTTACTTCTTTGTTACAGGATAAAACGAGTAGAAAAATAAGAATATAAAAGTAGCGTTGTTTTTGAAGCATAAAAAGATTTGTTTATGAACTCGTTTAAGCTTTTTGGATTGAAGCGGAAATTAGACGTTTTTTGCCCAATTGAAGGCTTTTTTTGAGTTGCATAGCATCGCTACGGAAAGAAAAAAAGGCAAAAAGTGGGTGAAAAAGGACAATTTTTTTAGCCAATTGAAAAAGTTTAAACGAGTTCTATACTATAAAGGTAACAATTGTGTTTAAATGGAATATTAAAATTATGCTAATTCAATAGCGGACAAATATTAGGGAAATGCCGTGCATTGGTTAATCTAAATAATAAATGTAGCCAATGTTAACCCAAACTAGCCAATCGTTATGCTTATTGCTTTCCAGTTGATGATTAAGGCCGTCAACCCAATCGCTAAAGTAGTATTGAAATCTGAAATCGAGCATTAAATCCGAAAGCCTGTCCAATTTATAGCGAACACCCGCACCCGTTACAACAGAAAATGTACTGCCCGGCGATGCATCCACCGAACCGGGCTCCCAGGCTGAATAAAAATTACTGGGGTCGGTAACGTCGCCAACCGCTGTAGGGTCTGGATTGGCATAGGTGGTACTAACTTCTGGAGTAAAATAAGTATAATGTACCCCTAAACTGGCAAAAGGTGCAAATCGATATCCAAAGGCTTGGAATGAACGGATGCTTAAAGGGAAAAATTCCAATTGCGTACCAATGTCTAAATTTTCAGCAATGCCTTTGTGCCCTCTTAATTGCTGAGCTTCAACACTAGTTTTACTGGGGTCTACCCATCTTCCTATATGTTCCAGATTGGTTTTGTTGTACGAGAGTTCGTTTCTCAACTTAAAATGGTCGTTAAAATAGGTGTCGGTAGTGTAGCAATTACAATCGGCCCGGTAAGCAAAGTTTAAGTAATGGACGACACCCACTCCAAAGCCCGAATTTCCAAAGTTTGTTTCAGAGTTGTCGCTAACTCCAAAGTCAGACCTAAATTGTAAAGGTCCAGCAATAACACCTAATTCGTGAGAAAAGCCTAATTGTGCAAAAACGGTTTGAAAACTTACAAAGAATAGTAACCCACAAGCCAAATATTTTAAGTTAAGCATAAAGAGGATTAATTTTTATAGAGGGCGTTACTACAGACAAATATAAAAAAAGAAGTTAAAGAAACAAACATTAATAGATAACGCGAAAATTCCTAAAAATATTTATTGTGAAATTCTAAAAAATAATGCATTTTTTTTGAATAAAACGTATATTTGCTTAAATAAATTACGTTTTATTAAATTTTTATATCATTTAGAATATATGAAACAAAGTGTTGACGAATTTTTGGAACTCGTAAAAAAGAGAAATGGCCATGAGCCCGAATTTTTACAAGCAGTAGAAGAGGTTGCCGAAACGGTAATACCTTACATAGTAAAGCACGATATATATTATGGCAAAAACATTCTGCTAAGAATGGTTGAGCCAGAGCGGTTGATTTCCTTTAGGGTGTGTTGGGTTGATGATGATGGCGAAATTCAAGTAAATCGTGGGTACAGGATTCAAATGAATTCGGCCATAGGGCCATATAAAGGCGGTTTAAGGTTCCATCCTTCTGTAAATGCTAGTATTTTGAAATTTTTGGCTTTCGAGCAGGTATTTAAAAACAGTTTGACTACGCTGCCTATGGGCGGTGGGAAAGGCGGAAGCGATTTCGACCCCAAAGGAAAAAGTGACAATGAGATTATGAGGTTTTGCCATGCCTTTATGAGTGAACTTTTTAGGCACATTGGCCCCAATACCGATATTCCTGCCGGCGATATTGGCGTAGGCGCCAGAGAGATTGGCTTTTTGTTCGGGATGTATAAAAAATTGAACAATGAGTTTACGGGAGTACTTACGGGAAAAGGTATGTCGTGGGGCGGTTCGTTAATCCGTCCAGAGGCCACGGGCTACGGTACGGTGTATTTTGCCCAAAAAATGTTGGAGACCAAAAATGATAATTTCGAAGGAAAAAAAGTTGTGGTGTCTGGTTCTGGTAATGTGGCGCAGTATGCAGCCGAAAAGGTGCTTCAGTTGGGCGGAACCGTATTGACGCTTTCAGATTCAGGGGGTTATATTTATGATTCCGAAGGCATCGATGAAGATAAACTCAAATTCGTTATGCATTTAAAAAATGAAAAAAGAGGGCGCATTAGTGAGTATTTAGACAAATATCCTAATGCCGAATACCACGAAGGGAAGACGCCTTGGGGCGTAAAGTGCGATGTGGCATTACCCTGTGCAACCCAAAACGAACTCGATAAAAATGATGCAGAAACTTTGTTGAAAAACGGATGTATTTGTGTGAGTGAAGGTGCTAATATGCCTTCAACCAAAGGTGCCATTGCGGCTTTCCATAAAGCTAAAATACTGTTTGCGCCCGGTAAGGCCTCAAATGCGGGTGGTGTAGCCACCTCTGGGTTGGAAATGACCCAAAACTCTCTAAGGTATAAATGGACCCGCGAAGAGGTAGACAATAAGTTGAAAGATATTATGTCCGACATCCATAAATCATGCCTGGAATACGGTAAAGACGAAGATGGCTATGTAGATTACGTTAGAGGTGCTAACATAGCCGGATTTGTAAAAGTGGCCGATGCCATGCTAGCCCAAGGTATTGTGTAAAGCAAAACCAACTAAACTAAATTAAACCAATGAAAGCTTCCTTAAGGGAAGCTTTTTTGTTATAAATATATGATTTTGAAGCAAAACTCGTTAGTTATAAATATATTTGAGTTTTCAAAAGTCCTCATGGTTAAAAGAATATTGTTTTTTGCTATAATAGCCTTACCGCTGCTATCGTTTTGCCAAGATTTTTCGGCGCTTTGGCAAGGTCATTTTTCGTTTAACGAAATTAAAGATTTGTCGTATGGCGGCAATAAAGTTTATGCGGCATCAACCAATGCGATTTTCAGCTTAGATGCAAATACCAACGAGATAGAAGAAATAACAACTATTAACGGGCTTTCGGGCGAAACCATCTCAACTATTTATTACAGTGAAGATTATCAATTATTGGTGGTTGGCTATGAAAACGGACTCATTGAAATTGTTTTTGATAATGATGATAATGTTTTGTCGGTTGTCGATATTATTGAAAAAGCCACGATTCCGGCCCAAAATAAAAAAATCAACCATTTCAATGCGTATCAAAACAAAATATATGTTTCAACCAATTTTGGTGTTTCTGTTTTCGATTTAGAGCGTTTGGAATTTGGAGACACTTATTTTATTGGCGACGGAGGCGCACAAGTGCAGGTGAGTCAAACCGCTATTTTGGGCAATTATGTTTATGCATCATGTATTGATGGCAACGGTATTAGGCGGGCTTTGGTAGATAGTGCTAATTTAATTGATTTTCAAAATTGGCAATTGGTTACTTCAGGAAGTTGGTATGCGGTTGAAGCTTTTCAGGAAAATTTGTATGCCACAAGAACCAATAACCGAATGTATCAAGTTTCACAAGGAGCCATTACAGAGGTGGCAGCTTATTCTGCTGTACCTAGAGATTTAAGAGCTGCGAACGAGAATTTGCTGGTTGCTACAACAAATAGGGTTTTTGTTTATGATTCTGGGTTTAGTGTACAGGCAGAAATCCCCGTCAACGAATCTTTCGAAACCAATTACACGGGCGCCATGCTTGGTGAAGGTTATGTTTACATTGGTACAACCGATTTTGGAATACTTAAAGTGCCCGTTGCAAACCCAGATACTATTGAAGAAGTTCATCCAGATGGGCCGTTGTTAAATATCCCGTTTTCCTTACAAATTGAACCCAACGGACTGTGGGTTACCTACGGCGAATACGATTTGTATTACAATCCCTATCCGTTGAATAACCGTGGTTTTAGTCATTTAAAAAACGGAGGATGGATAAATAATAGGTATTCTGAAGTTTTAGAAGCCAAATGTTTAAATAGTATTGCCGTAAACCCTTTGGATAACAATCAAGTGTTTATAAGTTCTTTTTTTAGTGGGTTGTTGGAGGTTAATGAGGATGTGCCTACCGTACTGTATAATGAATCAAACAGTGGTTTGGAATCTTTGGTTTTGCCTAACGACCCGAACCACATAGATGTTCGGGTAGGAGCCTCGACCTTTGATAACAATGGTTTATTATGGTTGACTAATGGACTGATAGAAAATCAACTAAAATCTTACAACCCCTCAAACAACCAATGGCGGTCATATCCTTTAAAAGAAATAATTCCTAAAGCTTTTGATAATAATGGTTTTGCCGATATACTAATCGACAATAATAACACAAAATGGATGGCTGCAGGCTATAGCTATGGTGTTTTGGCCTTCAATGAAAATTATGGAACAAATGGGATAAAAGCCATTTATAGAGAAGACGAAAATATGCCCACTACTTTTGTTACTGCACTAGCGCTTGATAATAGAAATCAGCTATGGATTGGCACGGAAAAAGGTATTCGTGTATTGTACAATACCTCAAACTTTTTTGACGATGATTCGGCAGAGGTGGATGAAATCATTATTGAAGAAGATGGCGTGGCCAAAGAGCTGCTGTTCCAGCAATATATTACCGATATAAAAGTGGATGGCGCTAATAATAAATGGATTGGCACTGTAGATTCCGGGGTGTATTTGTTTTCGCCCAACGGACAAAACACCATTTTTCATTTTACAAAAGAAAACTCACCGATGCCATCAAATAGTGTTCGCGATATCGCCTTAGATGAAAATAACGGTATGGTGTACATCGCTACTACCAGAGGCTTGGTGTCGTTTCAATCGGGAAGTTCTTCAACTACCGAAGATCTGGAA from Tamlana crocina includes:
- a CDS encoding DUF6327 family protein, translating into MKIYRDSESIERDLKILNLERQIAWEEMKNIKEEYKDSLKPLNWIQSGLKLMGKYGGFMLLKKLMK
- a CDS encoding YtxH domain-containing protein; amino-acid sequence: MNNNGSTFLGIVAGTALGAALGILFAPDKGSKTRQRIADEAQATKDKLAEKADALKEQIASTASSKKRDINEEIESIVSDASYKAEDVITALESKLKALKEKNKRLQKTS
- a CDS encoding ArsC/Spx/MgsR family protein gives rise to the protein MKKVYYLKTCNTCTRIIKELNLPSDFILQDIKGEEITAKQLEEMQTLAGSYEKLFSKRAKLYKEMDLKNQDLTERDFKNYILQHYTFLSRPVIIVNDQIFIGSSKKTVEAVKVTIASL
- a CDS encoding DinB family protein, which translates into the protein MDFTFQVLHNTRQIFTKIIEANTLEDLNKIPAGFNNNIIWNIGHIVVTEQLLAYKLSGLEPSISADLINKYRKDTKPEGDVSQAEVDEIKGLLSSTVKQTEQDYKNGAFSNYNAYTVSTTGNTLNNIDEALQFILTHEGIHYGYVLALLKVVKR
- a CDS encoding DUF3298 domain-containing protein; amino-acid sequence: MLQKQRYFYILIFLLVLSCNKEVKTSFSEINITTENNTIVEVNIPEAKGKKTITEQINSEIRKTITTALHIGDPDDVPSISIEESIKRFNEEYQGFKRDFPETELPWEAQIDGEVVYQTPEIICAAITTYTNTGGAHGLSNISFLNFNATTGNRISNEKLITDLEAFKKMAKPYFDKAIAEKEHAIFDTEAFQLPANIGYTEDGLVLLYNTYEIAPYSTGIIEFKIPYEEAEPFLAFNHL
- a CDS encoding glutamate dehydrogenase, encoding MLNLKYLACGLLFFVSFQTVFAQLGFSHELGVIAGPLQFRSDFGVSDNSETNFGNSGFGVGVVHYLNFAYRADCNCYTTDTYFNDHFKLRNELSYNKTNLEHIGRWVDPSKTSVEAQQLRGHKGIAENLDIGTQLEFFPLSIRSFQAFGYRFAPFASLGVHYTYFTPEVSTTYANPDPTAVGDVTDPSNFYSAWEPGSVDASPGSTFSVVTGAGVRYKLDRLSDLMLDFRFQYYFSDWVDGLNHQLESNKHNDWLVWVNIGYIYYLD
- the gdhA gene encoding NADP-specific glutamate dehydrogenase produces the protein MKQSVDEFLELVKKRNGHEPEFLQAVEEVAETVIPYIVKHDIYYGKNILLRMVEPERLISFRVCWVDDDGEIQVNRGYRIQMNSAIGPYKGGLRFHPSVNASILKFLAFEQVFKNSLTTLPMGGGKGGSDFDPKGKSDNEIMRFCHAFMSELFRHIGPNTDIPAGDIGVGAREIGFLFGMYKKLNNEFTGVLTGKGMSWGGSLIRPEATGYGTVYFAQKMLETKNDNFEGKKVVVSGSGNVAQYAAEKVLQLGGTVLTLSDSGGYIYDSEGIDEDKLKFVMHLKNEKRGRISEYLDKYPNAEYHEGKTPWGVKCDVALPCATQNELDKNDAETLLKNGCICVSEGANMPSTKGAIAAFHKAKILFAPGKASNAGGVATSGLEMTQNSLRYKWTREEVDNKLKDIMSDIHKSCLEYGKDEDGYVDYVRGANIAGFVKVADAMLAQGIV
- a CDS encoding two-component regulator propeller domain-containing protein, whose product is MVKRILFFAIIALPLLSFCQDFSALWQGHFSFNEIKDLSYGGNKVYAASTNAIFSLDANTNEIEEITTINGLSGETISTIYYSEDYQLLVVGYENGLIEIVFDNDDNVLSVVDIIEKATIPAQNKKINHFNAYQNKIYVSTNFGVSVFDLERLEFGDTYFIGDGGAQVQVSQTAILGNYVYASCIDGNGIRRALVDSANLIDFQNWQLVTSGSWYAVEAFQENLYATRTNNRMYQVSQGAITEVAAYSAVPRDLRAANENLLVATTNRVFVYDSGFSVQAEIPVNESFETNYTGAMLGEGYVYIGTTDFGILKVPVANPDTIEEVHPDGPLLNIPFSLQIEPNGLWVTYGEYDLYYNPYPLNNRGFSHLKNGGWINNRYSEVLEAKCLNSIAVNPLDNNQVFISSFFSGLLEVNEDVPTVLYNESNSGLESLVLPNDPNHIDVRVGASTFDNNGLLWLTNGLIENQLKSYNPSNNQWRSYPLKEIIPKAFDNNGFADILIDNNNTKWMAAGYSYGVLAFNENYGTNGIKAIYREDENMPTTFVTALALDNRNQLWIGTEKGIRVLYNTSNFFDDDSAEVDEIIIEEDGVAKELLFQQYITDIKVDGANNKWIGTVDSGVYLFSPNGQNTIFHFTKENSPMPSNSVRDIALDENNGMVYIATTRGLVSFQSGSSSTTEDLESAYVYPNPVRPGFDMVEDKVKIKDISENVNIKITDIEGNLVAEAQSRTNQRYEGFNLEIDGGTAYWNGKNLANNLVASGVYLVMLSDLDTFETKVLKLMVVR